CTTCGGGTGGCAGCAACGGCTCGATCGGCGGAAAGTTCGTTTCCGGGTCCTTGGCGTCATAGGTGGTGTGCCCAAACTTGGGGCGGTCCGGGATCGGCAGCATCGAGCGGGCATGCGTGTCGGGTCTATTCGCCATGGCAAATCTCCAAATTCAGGTCCGGTCGGGAAGGTGGATCGTCCCGATACACAACGAGGTTCTGAAGTTAGTAGGACCGGATACCGACCAGCATCACCCACTCCGTACGATTCTGATCCGACCCCCACTGGCCCAGGTGTGGGTGAAGCCGGAGGCGGCCCGCTTCCCAATGTTGACGAGACACCGATCGAAGCGGCGATATATTGGCGCACCCATGGATACGAGCAGGGCCGCTGGCCGTCCAGCCAACTACTCATCATGGCGGGCCCGGCCTTCCGACGCGGAGCGTCCGCCAAGAGGTGAGAGTATTGAGCTGTGATTGACCTGGTTGCCGTTCGCGATCCAGCCCGCTTTACCGGGCCGCCCACGCGACTCCTCACACCCACGTCCGGGTCGGAGATCATCGAACGGACCCGCCTCGACGATCAGTATCGGGCCGCAACCGGTGGAGTCGTTCGCGTCCTGGCCCCAGGCGGTTACGGGAAGTCCACCCTCGTCGCACGATGGGCTCAGCACGACGAGCGCGTCGTCCGTTGGATCGACCTCGAACCCATCGACAACGACCCCCTGGTGTTTGGCCATTCCCTCAACCAGGCGTTGTCCGACCTGGACCCGACCGACCTGGACCCGACCGGGCCCAACGCGCCGGCAGGCCACGACACAGCGCGTCTTCTCGGAGGGTGCACCAACCCGTTCGTCCTGGTTCTTGACGACATCCATCATCTTGAGGGAGAGGCATCGCTCACGCTCCTCAATTCACTCATCGAGCACCTCCCTCCGGCGTCGACGCTGGTCATCGTGGGGCGGGCCCATCACCGGTCCGCGTCCGTCGCCCGCTTTCGACTCGATCCAGGCGTGATCGATGTGGGTGCCGACGCGTTGGCGTTCGACCTGGCCGAAACCGAACAGATGCTGAAGTCGATGGGCGTCGAGTCGAACATCGACGACCTCACCGACCTCGCCGACCAGTTCGAAGGTTGGCCTGCCGGACTTCGTCTGGCCGGCATGGCCGTCTCAAACGGACGTCACGGCTTGGACAGCCCGCTCGATCAGCTGGGGAGCCTCGATCACATCACCGGGTACATCACCGAAGAGTGGTTCGGGGCCCTGGATGCCGACGATCAACGGCTCCTGATGTGTCTCGGGTGCCTCGGACGCTTCTCTGGCGAGTCATGCGCAGCCATTCTTGGCCTCGCAGATGCGTCGTCGACGCTGCACCGACTGTGCCGCGAACAGTTGGTGCTCTTCGCAATGGATCAACGAGGGGAATGGTATCGGCTCCATCCGCTCCTCCAGCGCTGGCTCTGCGTCCGGCTCCGAAGCCAGGACCTCGCCCTGTGGAGCAAGATCCACGAGACCGCCGCCCGCTGGTGGGAGCAACGAGGCGATGTCGATCTTGCAATCGAATACGCTGTGGCCGGCGAGCATCTTGAACTGTGCGAGCAGCTGATCGCCACCCACACCCCGCTCTACGCAGTGCGCGGTATGCACACCACGGTGCAGCGTTGGCTCACCCACCTCGGCGCCGACAGGATTCGCGCATCGCCTCACATGTGCATCGTCGCGGCGGTGATCGCCATCGACGTCGGCGATGGCGAGGCGGCGCTGAACTGGTCACGTTTGGCCTGGCGTGAGGTTGACCGCGCTGACGACGCGGCGGTTCGGTTGGGTGACCAGTTCGTCCTGCAGGCGGAGGCACTTCAGGCTGCACTCGAACCACGTCCAGCTGCTGATCTCATCTCGGTGGGTGCCCATGCCTTCGCCCTCCTCCCCGGCGGCCCATGGCGAGCATTCGCAGGCCTTGCACTGGGCGTCAACCGATACCTCTCCGGCGATGCGGGCGCGATCGACACCCTGAACGAGGCGCTGTTCGAGAACGAGGTCGGCGACTGGTCGATCATGAACGCCGGTGCCGCCGCGGCCTTGGCGATCGTGCTCGATCTCGAAGGCCGCCAGGATGAGGCCGCCGGGCTCTGCACACGTGCGCTTCGACTCCTCGACACCAGGCGCGGCGAAACGTATCCGGCAACGGGGCTCACCATGGCGATCGCCTCGCTCATCGAAGCGCGACGCGGGCGTCATCAACTGGCATCCGAACACCTGTTGGCCAGCCGCCGGCGCCTCGACATGCTCGAGAGCTGCGCCCCGTGGTACCGGATCCTCGGACTCGTCACGCTCATCCGCACCTGCCTGCTGCTCGACGATGCCCAAACTGCGGGGGATCTGCTCCGACAGCTTGATCTGAGCATGGCGATCCAAGACGACACCACCCCGTTTGCGGCCCGGACCGGCGAGCTTCGCCATCAGGCGCAGGCAGCCACCCGGCTGCTGTCGGGGCGGTCTTGGTCGTTGACCGCGGCCGAACTGCGGGTCGTCCAATTCCTGCCGACCAACCTCAGCCTCGCCGAAATCGCAACCCGGCTATTCGTGTCGCGCAACACCGTGAAAAGCCACGCGGCCGCCATCTACCGAAAGCTCGGCGCCACGTCGAGAAGCAATGCGGTGCTGCTGGCCCGAAGCGCCGGACTGATTCAGGAACGTCCCGCTGCCACCCACGCCGCAGCGCTGAACTCACGGTTGGTTTCAGGCCCACCACAAGGAGGGCAGCGTGTTCAGACCAAACGGTAGCAACGGGCCAAATCGTCTGGTCACCGCGCGCTCCCGGCGGGGGAGGCTCGTGGCTCAGATCAGCGATGCCGCACCTGCGGGGTGGCATCCCGAACCGCAACGGCAGACGCCCGAAGCCAATGGCGGTGCCACGGCGCAACACACGCGCCTCAATGCGGTTGTATTCCGCTAAGGCGGGCGGGGCACGGGAACGCTCGGCCTCAGACCTGGCGCTCCTGCTCTTCACGCTGGCGCCCACCCTCTTGTTGGGGCTGATCGCCGTGCCGGAGTCCGGATTCGAGCGTGCGGTTTCCGCGTTCGTCGCTGCGGTCCCGCGGGGGCTGGACATCATCTGGCGCCTCGGGATCGCCGGACTTGGGCTGTGGGTGGTGACGGTGCTCATCGGTGCTGCGTTGCTTCGCCGATGGGGGGTGTTGGTCGAGATCGGACTGAGCATGATCGTTGGCCTTGGCTTTGCAATGATCGCGTCGCTGCGGGTCAACCGCAGCTGGCCCAGCGTCGACCAGATCGTCACCGGCGGCGCCCACGGCGCGGTCCCTCTCGCACTGCTGGCGGTCGCCGCATCGCTGTCCTCAGCGGCGGGACCTCACTCCACCAAACCTGCGCGCATCGGTGGTCGGTGGAGCGTCTTCGTTGGCGCCGCATCCGCCGTCCTCCTCGGCCTCACCACACCGGCCGGCGGGTTGATCAGCGTGCTTCTGGGCGTCGCTGCGGCGGCATCGGCCCACCTTGGCCTCGGGACATCGACCGGCCGTCCCACCGTCGAGGAAGCAACGGCCGCGCTACGGGCACTCGGGCTGGAGGTCACCGCACTCACCAGTTCACCACGCCAATCCTCGGGAATCGTGGAGATGAACGGCATCGGGGCGGACCGCGAGCCGATGCGGGTCAAGGTGTACGGGCGGGACGCGCGGGACGCCCAGTTGCTCAATGCCATGTGGCGCCGAGCCTGGTACAGCAACGACACGTCCTTCTCGGGCAGCCGCGAACGACAGGTTGAGCACGAGGCCTTTATCACCCTGCTCGCCGCAGCCTCGGAAGCGGGGGTCCCAGACGTGGTTGCCGCAGGTATGACCGTGCAGAGGGACGCCATCATTGCCCTGCGGGGGGCCGGGCGCCCGTTGACCAACCTCGTGTCCCTTGATGCCACACAGGTCGTTCCGCAGCTCTGGGAGTTGATCCACCAACTCCACAACGCCCGCATCGTCCATGGCGATTTGAGTCTTGATTCGTTTGGTTCCGTCGACGGCACGGTCGTTTTGGCCGAGCTGGCGCCCGCCACGATGTCGATCAGCGACGACGAGCGCACCACCGACCTGGCCCAGCTGAGCTGCATCACCGCGGCGCTGGTCGGGGTCGACGCAGCAGTGGGCATCGTCACCGAGCAGCTTGGACCGGCGGGCATCGAGGCGGTTCTGCCATACCTGCAGGTCCCGGCGCTCAGCCGGGAGTCACGGAGAAGCATCAAGACCGCCGATATCGATCTGGGACAATTCCGAACGGCGTTGGCCGGCGCTGCCGAAGTGGAGCCGCCCGAGTCCGCCAAGCTCCGACGGGTGTCGCCCAAGTCGATCGCAATGGTAGGGCTCATCGCCTTCGTCGCCTTCTCCCTCATCAGCACCTTCGGCAACATCGATCTGGCCGAGCTCGCCGACCTGCTCGCCGACATGTCGCCCGGCTGGGCATTCGCCACCCTGTGCGTCGCCCAACTCGTGTACGTCCCCCAGGCGATCGCGATCAGGGGGGCCTCACCAAAGGAGGTCTCCCTCGGACCGTTGACCATGCTGCAGGCATCCGTGGCGTTCATCGCCTTGGCGGTCCCTTCGACCGCGGGGCGCCTTGCGTTAAACGTGCGGTTCTTTCAGCGCCAAGGCATGACCGCGCCGACTGCGCTGTCGGTGGGGGCGATCGACGGGTTCAGCGGATTTCTCGTCCAGATCACCGTGTTGCTGCTGACCCTGGTCGTGGGCGTCGGCCAGGTGGACCTCACGCTCGACATCTCGGGCTCCTCCAAGCTGGGTTGGATCCCCATTGCCCTCGGGGTGGTGGCGGTTTGCATCGTTGTGGCGGTCGTGGTTGCCGTTGCGGTGCCACAGCTCCGCACCCGCATCGCAGATCGCGTCCGGCCCGTCGTGGCCGACGCTCGTTTGACGCTCAGCTCGCTCCAATCGCCGGCAAAGCTCGCACAGCTGTTTGGCGGCAACCTCCTCAGCGAACTCATCCTGGCTGCAGCACTCGGCCTCTCGCTGGGTGCGTTTGGGGCATCGGCGAACCTGGCGACGCTGCTGGTGATCTCCATCGGCGCAGCGCTCTTCGGCGGATTCATGCCGGTTCCAGGCGGCATCGGGGTGATGGAGGCGGCGCTGGCAACAGGCCTGGCCGCCACCGGTATCGATGCGTCGACCGCAATGGCGACCGCCTTGTTGTTCCGAGCGACGACCTATTACCTGCCACCGTTGTGGGGCTGGATGGCCATGCGATGGCTACAACGCAACAGTTTTCTGTAGGCACTGCACCTCCCTCTACTGCAACTCGGTCTTGATTTTAGATATCTTGATCGGGTGAGCAACCGAGATCCTTCAACCCAGGATTCGCTGGCCGCGGTCAGCGCCTTGGGCGAACCCAACCGGCGGGCGTTGTACGACTACGTCGTTGCAGCCGGTGACTGGGTCGGCCGTGACCAGGCTGCCGACGCCACCGAGCTGCAACGCGGGGTAACCGCCCACCACCTCGACCGCCTTGCCGCAGACGGTCTCCTTGAGGTCGACTTTCAACGGCTGAGCGGACGCTCCGGGCCCGGCGCCGGTCGACCCGCAAAGGTGTACCGACGCGCCACGTACGACATCCAGGTGACACTCCCCCCAAGGGACTATCAACTCGCCGGAGCACTCCTCGCCGACGCCGTGGCGCTCGCACAATCAAATGGCATCGCGGTGGAGGTCGCGATCGATACCGTCACCAAAGAAGCCGGGCGTCGCCTGGGCCGCGACATGAAGCAACGCATGGGCGGACGACAAACCGCTGAGAGCGCCCACAGAGCCACCATCGAAGTGCTTTCCGAGCAGGGCTTCGAGCCCGACGAGCACGAAGACGGCACCATCGAACTGAGCAACTGCCCCTTTCATGCCTTGGCCCAACAGCAGACCGAACTCATCTGCGGCATGAACCACTGCCTGATCGACACCGCGCTCACCGAACTCGACGCCGGCGACCTTCAAGCCAGGCTCCAGCCAGACCCCAACGCCTGTTGCGTGCGGCTGTACCGAACCTGAAGCGTGCCGCTCAGGGAATTCCGCGGTGGGCTACCCTATACCCCCTAGGGTATAATGATCGTCTCGGAGGCGACGGGAGCACCACATGAGCCAACACCGGCGGCAATCACACTGGGACGATCGATACCTCGCCACGGGTGGAACCACCGCAAGCTGGTTCGAGGCCGAGCCACAACTGTCGCTCGATCTCATCGAACTCGTTGGGGCCACCCCGGGGGACTCCATCATCGATCTCGGCGGCGGCGCATCATCGCTCACAGCCAGGCTTCAGCAGGGTGGTTACACCGACCTGACCGTGCTGGACGTCTCCGCCCAGGCGCTCGATACCGCGAAGCAGGGTGTCGAGCGCCCCGAGGAGGTCACCTGGATTCGAGCCGACCTCCTTGCCTGGTCACCTGCTCGATGTTGGAATGTCTGGCACGACCGCGCCGTGTTCCACTTCCTCGTTGACCCTGATGAACGCCGCACCTACCGCGAACTGCTGCACCGATCCCTCAGCCCGGGAGGCGCCGTGATCGTCGCCACGTTCGCCGAGGACGGCCCCACCACCTGCTCGTCGCTGCCGGTGGAACGCTACAGCGCCGACCGGCTCGTTGCAGAGATCGGACCCGGCTTCACGGTGAACGGGTCCGGCCGGTTCGAGCACGTGACGCCGAGCGAGGCCATTCAGCCATTTACGTGGGTCGCGCTGACAGCCGAACGCACCTGACCAACCCGGGTTCAAGGCGTCACCAATCGTCGGGCGCCCCCCAAGGACCAGTGTGCCGCCGCAACCGTGACCACCAGGAGCACCACCGCGCCCGTCTGATGTGCCACGCCAAGCGCCACCGGGACCGAGTGCAACAGGGTGAGGACGCCCAGCAGAAACTGCGCCCCAACGGCCGCCTCGACCGCAATCGCGTAACCCCGGGCCCCTGCACGAAACAGCTGGGCGGCCACCGCCAGCGCGGCCACAGCGACGACGACGGCCAGCCAGCGATGTAGAAACTGCACCGCCACGGGATTGTCCACGGCGTTCGACCACACCGGTGACAACTCGTTGAGCCCGCGCGGTATCCAGGTGCCGTTCATCATGGGCCAGGTGTTGTAGATGCGTCCTGCGTCCAGCCCGGCGACAAATGCACCCAAGGTGATCTGGGAGCCGAGCAACACGGCAAACGGCCACACCCAGCGGGACGGCCGACCCGTGACGGCACTACGGTGCGATGCGAGCGCCCGAAGGTCGAGGGCGGTCCAGATGAGCGCCACCAGCAGCACCAGGGCGGTCATCAGGTGTAGCGCCAGCCGCTCGTGGGCCACATCGGGACGGTCCACCAATCCGCTGGCCACCATCCACCAGCCGATCAGGCCCTGCAGACCCACCAGCAGCACCAATGCACCGAGACGGCGCGCATAGCCGGGCGGGATGGCACGCCTGGCCAGGAACCAGAAAAAGGGGAGTGCCAGCGCCAGGCCCAAAACCCGCCCCAGGAGGCGATGGAGGTATTCCCAGAAGTAGATGCCCTTGAATTCGGACAGGGTCATGTCGGTGTTGATGCGCTGGAACTCGGGCGAGGTTTTATAGGCGTCGAACTCGTCGTTCCATGCAGCCTCATCAAGGGGCGGCACGGCACCGCTGACCGGCTCCCAACTCACCATCGACAGGCCGGACTGCGTCAGCCGGGTGGTGCCTCCCACCACGATCATCACCAACACGATCGCTGCGAGCCCAAACAGCCAGATGCTCAGTTGTGCGGGCCGGGCACGGCTCGGTGGTGATGGCCCTTCCACCTCGGTGGGGGCGTGCTCCCGGTCGGCAGCGGCGACCACATCGAGCATCTGCTCACCCATCACGTCCAACCGGTTCGTAGAAGCAGGTGGGGTCCTCGGCCAGCGGGTCGCCCGTCACCGCGTAGGCGTGCGAGCGGGAACCGCCACAGACCTCCCGGTATTCACAACGACCGCACTTTCCGCCCAACCGGGCCGGATCGCGAAGGGACGCCAACAACTCGGAGCGCCGGTAAATCTCGGTGAACGGCGCCTTGCGCACCGATCCCGCCGCTCGGGGCAGGAAGCCGCTGGGATAGACGACGCCGAGGTGATCGACAAACGCAAACCCACGGCCGGCGTTGACATCCAACGGCGGACGTCGAGGCCCCGCGCCGGTGCGCGGCGTGGAAGCGCCGTCTGATGCAGCCGCTGCGGGCGGAACGGTCGCTGCTCGCAGGGCGCGCCCGACCGGCCCAGGTTCATACCCGGGCGGATCGCCACCGGCCTCGGCTCGTTGCAGCATCACCCGTCTGAAGTGGGGTGCTTCCGTGGTCTTGACCGGCACCCGGTCCGCGACCGACGCAAGCCACATCAAGACGTCCTCGACCCCTCGGGCGTCGAGGGCCACCAACTGCTCGCCGCGGCCGGTCGGCACCAGAAAGAACACGCTCCACAACGAGGCGCCAAGGGCCATCATCGTGTCGAGCAATGCTGGAAGCTCCTGGGCATTGTCCCGGGTGACGGTGGTGTTGATCTGCAGTCGGAACCCGGCGGCGCGCACGTTGGCTGCCGCCTCGATCGTGTCAGCATGTACGCCGTCAAACCCTCGGAATGCGTCGTGGGTGGCGGGCGTGGCACCGTCGAGCGAGAGCGACACCGCCGACGCCCCCGCCTCACGCAATTCGATCAATGCCTCGCTGGTCAAACGCGGCGTCACCGACGGTGACAGCGCCATCGGGAGGCCAAGGTCATGCCCATGTCGCACCAGCTCGACCAGATCGTCGCGCTCAAACGGGTCACCTCCGGTGAGCACCACGATGGGGCGGGGAGCGCCCAGCCCGGCAAGGTCGTCGAGCAGTGCCTTGCCCTCATCGGTACTCAACTCGAGGGAGTTGCGCCGAGTGATGGCATCGGCCCGACAGTGTGCACAGGCCAGCGCGCAGGCCCGCGTGACCTCCCAGATGACGATAAAGGGTCGATCGGAGGGGTCCAAGGTCAAGGTTCGCACCGCGCTGCGGGTGCCCGGGGCCGTCTGCGACGTTGTGGTCATGGTTGTGCCTCCTCGTTGAGAACAAGTTCGTCGATCAATGCCTCGGCGCTGCGGTGGCCCGAAGCGATGCAACTGGAGATGCCCAGGCCGTCGTAGGCGGCACCGGCCAGCGCAAGACCGGGCAGCCGTGCGAGCCCCGCCCGCACGTTGGCCAGCTTCTCCAGGTGCCCCACCTCCAGCTGTGGGATGGCTCCGGGCCATCGGTACACCTGCGCCTGAAGCGGCGAACCCGTCAGCCCGGTGGCCCGCTGAAGCTCGTCCACCATCTGGTCGACCAGTTGCCCGTCGGTCAGCGCTGCAACACGTTGCTCCCCCACCCGTCCCGCAGAGAGCCTGAACAGCACATGGTCGGGGTGACGAAGATGCGGCCACTTCGTGGACAGAAACGTGGCCGCCTTCATCAGCGTGCGGGCCTTGGCAGGGGTAAGTATCCCGGTGGCGCGCAGGGGATCGCACGACGCCGCCGATGCGGCGTCCCATGCCACCACAGCGGTCGCGACCGATGCGGTTCGCAGCGTGCCGAGCGGCGCTGCGTCCACGCCCAGCAGCGGTTGCATCAGGCCCAGCGCCGGCGCAGCCGGCAGCGCCACGACCACACCATCGAACTCGCTTCCGTCGGCGCCGGTTTCCACCAGCCGAAAGCGGCGCCCCGAGCGGGCGATGGTCTCGACCGGGGACGAGAGGCGCACCCGCACGTTGGTCCCAGCGAGGATGTGGTCGATCAGCGTCGCCAGCCCATTCGCAAACGTCACGAAGGACGGGGCCGGGTGAGCGGAGCGGACCGAGCCCAGCAGCAGCGAGCGGTGGCGGGCGGCCTTCGCCGCCAGCATCGGGGTGGCGGCCCGCATGCTGAGCCGGTGCACGTCGCCGGCGTGCAGGCTGCCGAGGACCGGGTCCACCAAACGGTCGGTCACCTCGGCGCCAAAACGTCGACCAATGAACGAACCGACGGATACATCGCCTTGGGCGCCAGTTCGCTGCTCCCGGGTCGCGGGCAGCAGCGGTTCCAAGCCGGCACGGGCCATGCCGAGGGGCGAAAGCGCCCCGGAGCGGACGATAGGCCACATGCGGGTGGGGCCGGCCGGGCCCATGCCTGCCGGCAATCGGCGTCGACGGGCGCCGTCCCAGATCCAGGCGAAACTGGAGTCGGCGGTGATCAGTTGGTCGGTGAGCCCCAGTTCGTCAAGCAGTTGTGCGTTGGGTCCGGCCAGGTGCAGCGACTCGGCGCCGACGTCCACCGGCTGCCCCAGCATCTCCACCGTGCGCACCTGCCCACCAAGCCGAGCACCGGCCTCGAACAAGGTGACGTCATGCCCGGCACCGGCCAGCCTGCGAGCAGCCACCAACCCGGTGACACCCCCACCGATCACTGCCAGAGAAGCTTGCACCATACCGAGGGAAACCTCCCGGATTCTGCGCCGGACCGACTGCCGTCGTGCCCAATTCGCAAGCTACCGGGCACCGGCGGCGCTGCCATCACCCGGACGCGGTGCCAGTGGGCACAGCACGCTCCAGCATCCGGTCTTGCGCGTAACTAGAACGTGTTCTACTTTTCGATGAACCATCGACCACCAGGAAGCGGAGCCACCCATGGTTGTAATCCCCCGGATCGTCTCGGTCGATGACCACGTCATCGAGCCACCCCACCTGTGGGAGAACTACATCGCCCCGGAGTTCCGCGGCCGTGCACCGAGGGTCGAGCGCATCCCGTGCGCCCACATGGGTTACGTAGGGGGAAAGTTCACCGCCGAGCCCGGCGACGATGGTGTGCCGTGCGATTGGTGGCGGTTCGAAGACCTCCTGATTCCACGAACCAGGGTGGAGTCAGCGGTGGGCTACGACCGCGCCGACATCACGGTGACCCCAACGACCTACGAGGAGATGCGGACGGGTTGTTATGACCCCACCGCCCGGCTCGCCGACATGGACCAGGGCCATATCGAGGCACAACTGTGTTTCCCCTCCAGCTTCCCGCGGTTCTGCGGCCAAACCTTCTCCGAGACCAAGGACAAAGACCTGGGGCTCGCCTGCATCGAGGCCTACAACAACTGGATGATCGAGGAATGGTGTGCCGATTCCAACGGGCGGCTGATGCCGTTGGCCATCGTTCCGCTCTGGGACCCCGAGTTGGCGGCCACCGAGTTGCTTCGCAACGTGCGGCGGGGCGTACGAGCCGTCACCTTCTCCGAAATTCCCGCCTACCTGGGCCTACCGTCAATCCACACCGAATACTGGGATCCGTTCTTCGCCGCATGCGCCGAGCACGGCGTGTCCATCCACATGCACATCGGCTCGTCGTCGAAAATGCCTTCCACGTCCCCCGACGCACCGGCGCTCGTGGCCTCGGCGTTGACGTTCGGCAACGCCATGTCGTCCATGGTGGACTTCATGTTGTCGGGCGTGCTCGTTCGCTTCCCCGAACTCCAACTCGCCTACTCCGAGGGCCAGATCGGCTGGATTCCCTACATCCTCGAGCGCACCGACCACGTCTGGGAGGCAAACCGGGCGTGGGGCGACGTGGGCGACAGCGTGCCCGAACCGCCGAGCACCTATTTCCACCGGCAGATCTATGCGTGCTTCTTCGAGGATGAGTTTGGGTTGACCTCCGAGGCGCTCAACAAGATCACCCCCCAGCGCATCCTGTTCGAGACCGACTACCCGCACTCGGACAGTGTCTGGCCGGAGACAGAAGCCACCGCACAGCGGCTGATGGGCCACCTCGACCAGGAAACGGTCAACCTGTTGTGCCGCGGCAATGCCATCAAGCTGCTCGACCTCGACCTACCGGTCAACCCGTAGCCCCATCGGCAAGGGCCGACAACACGAGGCTGCACCACAGGGCGATCCTCGCCCCACCCGCCAGCTGCTCAGGTCACTGCTCGGCGGTTCGACGCGCCGGCGCCGCCTGTGCCACCAGTTCCGCAGCAGACGCCTCAAGATGCGCGAGGAACCCATCGGGGTCATCGATGACCTCGGGGTCGACCGTGAGGCCTACCCCGAGCTCCTCCCCGTAGGACAAAACCCCGATGATGAGCGCAATGTTTCCAACGCCGGTGATGAACGGGTGGACTGCCTGCAGCTGGGAACCCAGGAGGTACATGGGTAGCGGCGAGCCTGGAATATTGGTGACCGCAAGGTTTGCAAACGGCTGCCGGGACAGTGCAAGTGGTCCCAGCCGACGAAGCAGCAGCGGTGGCACCACGTCCACCACCGAGAACAACGACGAGACCATCGAAGATCCTCCGCCCTGCTTGCGGCGCACCATCTCTGCATGGACCTCGGCCAGACGCTCCAGTGGATCAGCCGTGGCGACCGGGAGTTCAGCGACCAGTGCCGAGAAACTGTTGCCCGCCCCGGAATCGTCCCCGCCCACCGACCCCACCGGCACCAGCACGCGTGGCGGCTGGTCGGCCAATTCGGCCGAGACCTCATCACCCAGGTGTCGCCGAAGGGCGCCGGTCACCACGGTAAGCACCACGTCGTTCAGCGTGGTGCCGTGAGCGCGCTTCACCGACATCAGGTCGGGCATCGACATCGCTGCCCAGAGCACGTCTCGGTGGGGGCCCACCCGACCGTTCAGCGGCATTGGTGGCGCCGTCTCGACCCCTCCGCGCATGGCGCCGGCCACGGTGTCGGCCACCGACCGAACCACCCCGGGCACCCGTCGGGGATCCAGCAGGGACGCAAGTGAGCGAACCGCCCCAACAGCAATCTCACCCTGACGTCGGGCGCGGGCCATGAGTGCCTCGGCCAGTAGCCGGTCGTTCCCGGGGGATGGCTCCGGTTTCCACGGCGCGCCCACATCGGGATCATCCCGAGGTTCAAGGTCCATCAGCAACATCGCAGCGTCGAACAACGACAAGCCATCGGCCAACACATGGTGGACCCGAAGCACGAATGCCACCCGGTCGTCGTCCACACCCTCGACGAACCACGCGTCCCACAACGGCCGTGACCAATCCAGTGGCTCCGAAAGCAACTCGCCGACGAAGCGACGCAGCTCGGCCTCACCCCCCGGTTCCGGCAGGGTCGAGGCCATCACATGATGGGCGATGTGGAAGTGGTCGT
Above is a genomic segment from Candidatus Microthrix parvicella Bio17-1 containing:
- a CDS encoding wax ester/triacylglycerol synthase family O-acyltransferase is translated as MSHEPLSAEDATLLFVSDPEAQLQIGAVCFFEAAPLRDEVGNLRLDAIRAHVDARLDQSPRFRKRLASIPFDAGRPMWLDDDHFHIAHHVMASTLPEPGGEAELRRFVGELLSEPLDWSRPLWDAWFVEGVDDDRVAFVLRVHHVLADGLSLFDAAMLLMDLEPRDDPDVGAPWKPEPSPGNDRLLAEALMARARRQGEIAVGAVRSLASLLDPRRVPGVVRSVADTVAGAMRGGVETAPPMPLNGRVGPHRDVLWAAMSMPDLMSVKRAHGTTLNDVVLTVVTGALRRHLGDEVSAELADQPPRVLVPVGSVGGDDSGAGNSFSALVAELPVATADPLERLAEVHAEMVRRKQGGGSSMVSSLFSVVDVVPPLLLRRLGPLALSRQPFANLAVTNIPGSPLPMYLLGSQLQAVHPFITGVGNIALIIGVLSYGEELGVGLTVDPEVIDDPDGFLAHLEASAAELVAQAAPARRTAEQ
- the hemG gene encoding protoporphyrinogen oxidase codes for the protein MVQASLAVIGGGVTGLVAARRLAGAGHDVTLFEAGARLGGQVRTVEMLGQPVDVGAESLHLAGPNAQLLDELGLTDQLITADSSFAWIWDGARRRRLPAGMGPAGPTRMWPIVRSGALSPLGMARAGLEPLLPATREQRTGAQGDVSVGSFIGRRFGAEVTDRLVDPVLGSLHAGDVHRLSMRAATPMLAAKAARHRSLLLGSVRSAHPAPSFVTFANGLATLIDHILAGTNVRVRLSSPVETIARSGRRFRLVETGADGSEFDGVVVALPAAPALGLMQPLLGVDAAPLGTLRTASVATAVVAWDAASAASCDPLRATGILTPAKARTLMKAATFLSTKWPHLRHPDHVLFRLSAGRVGEQRVAALTDGQLVDQMVDELQRATGLTGSPLQAQVYRWPGAIPQLEVGHLEKLANVRAGLARLPGLALAGAAYDGLGISSCIASGHRSAEALIDELVLNEEAQP
- a CDS encoding amidohydrolase family protein, with protein sequence MVVIPRIVSVDDHVIEPPHLWENYIAPEFRGRAPRVERIPCAHMGYVGGKFTAEPGDDGVPCDWWRFEDLLIPRTRVESAVGYDRADITVTPTTYEEMRTGCYDPTARLADMDQGHIEAQLCFPSSFPRFCGQTFSETKDKDLGLACIEAYNNWMIEEWCADSNGRLMPLAIVPLWDPELAATELLRNVRRGVRAVTFSEIPAYLGLPSIHTEYWDPFFAACAEHGVSIHMHIGSSSKMPSTSPDAPALVASALTFGNAMSSMVDFMLSGVLVRFPELQLAYSEGQIGWIPYILERTDHVWEANRAWGDVGDSVPEPPSTYFHRQIYACFFEDEFGLTSEALNKITPQRILFETDYPHSDSVWPETEATAQRLMGHLDQETVNLLCRGNAIKLLDLDLPVNP
- a CDS encoding TIGR04053 family radical SAM/SPASM domain-containing protein gives rise to the protein MTTTSQTAPGTRSAVRTLTLDPSDRPFIVIWEVTRACALACAHCRADAITRRNSLELSTDEGKALLDDLAGLGAPRPIVVLTGGDPFERDDLVELVRHGHDLGLPMALSPSVTPRLTSEALIELREAGASAVSLSLDGATPATHDAFRGFDGVHADTIEAAANVRAAGFRLQINTTVTRDNAQELPALLDTMMALGASLWSVFFLVPTGRGEQLVALDARGVEDVLMWLASVADRVPVKTTEAPHFRRVMLQRAEAGGDPPGYEPGPVGRALRAATVPPAAAASDGASTPRTGAGPRRPPLDVNAGRGFAFVDHLGVVYPSGFLPRAAGSVRKAPFTEIYRRSELLASLRDPARLGGKCGRCEYREVCGGSRSHAYAVTGDPLAEDPTCFYEPVGRDG